One Mycoavidus sp. HKI genomic region harbors:
- a CDS encoding NB-ARC domain-containing protein, translated as MLNISTHYPNTPLLPFASDRLAPDLAQARAHKEARPELANPLYEQVAVALLELAKQQGLTPSDPDVRVTERDRSETPEQTALRQCIADVYFEHAEVFEQLKQVDQAQACYQKAQGWGHANAVEQLTRLLAASGPRFSLGKLPIRPDHYVPRAESAQLFELLKDQPKALIEVIGLPGVGKTTLLQRLIHPRPDAFFASYDLLAWIDCSSVNRAHADIQAIGYALGYGNLRPQTALRQVASYVQQHPRSLLILDGLTPSNADLVLTWLKPSFWSGQLIYTTAQPLTDKLKQCLERDVDSLPLSLFTSEQAKDLVQQCLPQEPLDACDFAQVIRMTEGFPAVIQALCRHYQATMAGFRNFADFLAQPEQHQEVRDILLSEIAQASLGPLEAETVTNPVTARALTILKQAAWLGEPRIPFAFFGNEQVDQDAIQILSQKQLEIVDLDQATNSLKLNPAFLSVVQKRYLSEQRPLLEKNIQRLSEVFNYLTDNESSDGRHNKPEDLKPYTDLVHTLVFETCATVSFAKNLPLLHQVLTLGSSLARLYYLHHGELQLAHDCLQGAQRFFKQGLSKEQLAHFEQRPEDFALSITRQEANQEEAKLLKLYAEEYLYQEGTLASQLVPRGQVAVEVIQNFEKSYAIQVNLGEVGNPEAIAYTLRNLTRALRKQGRLVDALERFDELARWFDRHPAVFNERVRAEILIDQGIIQKELEDARPAAERNYQPAIDALYETHRIFLRHETANQHQALGMLSIYLGEAYLAGGDFEAGMTHTCQILLYDGKRRERQGRAYFNLARAFYETEYWALAKLFVDQALPIQIGAFQSVTKVLGLKIEQKLLQHQQTVTQDQIAVQTASWETQASLTAYCEAQLIACSAPPKLISRDQIKVVEATAYAWLWQQHAKAVLEQQAALETQAAELTQKIAALEAQEKTQEEKRTQQLQQEELWYHTLAQRINLDAPENKHANLFAKQFQEEQLYQIIQLLRRANGEALLKNKAALAERLIEAVSRALPKIEFNATTGASDTVDLPAIVQAVTKLLSEPQRSDQKAGVLRVADPEQKSKGLRVSAGIQQQIEEMAYYAARCWQPVFSGQTWRTQDIQTLAEYGARRVMDYLRTGGVDMLSSQERVILALMTGEANARLSQPKADESGRSLQGGWSVQGFFSKPGVKVETAEEGAALYLPSQQVRPSVYGYRFGSPLEARTRPYQGVFKSEAEAQQVVEEVRHQQNSCLVM; from the coding sequence ATGTTAAACATTTCAACGCATTATCCGAATACACCGCTACTTCCTTTTGCCTCAGATAGGCTTGCGCCAGATTTAGCGCAAGCGCGCGCGCATAAAGAAGCGCGGCCCGAGCTGGCCAATCCTTTGTATGAGCAGGTGGCCGTGGCCCTGCTCGAGTTGGCCAAGCAGCAGGGCTTGACGCCGTCAGACCCAGACGTCCGAGTGACCGAGCGCGATCGATCTGAGACGCCGGAGCAAACAGCCTTACGGCAGTGCATTGCTGATGTCTATTTCGAGCATGCGGAAGTATTCGAACAACTCAAACAGGTTGACCAAGCCCAAGCGTGCTACCAAAAAGCACAAGGCTGGGGCCATGCTAACGCGGTAGAGCAGTTGACCCGCTTGCTGGCGGCATCAGGTCCCCGATTTTCCCTCGGTAAGCTACCGATTCGTCCAGACCATTACGTTCCTCGAGCAGAATCAGCCCAATTATTCGAACTGCTAAAGGATCAGCCCAAAGCCCTAATTGAAGTCATCGGCCTGCCTGGTGTGGGTAAAACCACGCTGCTTCAGCGCTTGATTCATCCGCGCCCTGATGCGTTCTTTGCGTCTTACGATTTGCTTGCCTGGATTGACTGCAGCAGTGTGAATCGTGCTCATGCAGATATCCAAGCCATTGGTTACGCGCTCGGTTATGGCAATCTAAGGCCGCAAACAGCCCTGCGGCAAGTGGCAAGCTATGTGCAGCAACATCCTCGTTCATTATTGATCTTGGACGGGCTAACGCCGAGTAATGCCGATCTTGTCTTGACTTGGCTGAAGCCGTCTTTTTGGTCCGGTCAATTGATTTATACAACAGCCCAGCCATTGACCGATAAGCTCAAACAATGCTTAGAGCGAGACGTTGACTCTCTGCCCCTGAGCCTTTTTACCTCGGAGCAAGCGAAGGATTTAGTTCAGCAGTGCCTGCCGCAAGAGCCGCTCGACGCGTGTGATTTTGCTCAGGTGATTCGCATGACAGAGGGGTTTCCAGCTGTCATTCAGGCGTTGTGCCGACATTACCAAGCTACGATGGCGGGTTTTAGGAACTTTGCCGACTTTTTGGCGCAACCTGAGCAACACCAAGAGGTGCGAGATATCTTATTGAGTGAGATCGCGCAGGCGAGTCTAGGGCCACTAGAAGCGGAAACGGTAACGAACCCGGTCACAGCGCGGGCACTGACTATCCTTAAACAGGCGGCCTGGCTGGGAGAACCTCGCATCCCCTTTGCCTTTTTTGGCAATGAACAGGTTGATCAAGACGCCATTCAGATATTGTCCCAGAAGCAGCTCGAGATTGTGGACCTCGATCAGGCGACTAACAGTCTCAAGCTTAACCCGGCCTTCCTAAGCGTGGTGCAAAAACGGTATCTGTCAGAACAACGTCCGCTGCTTGAAAAAAACATCCAGCGACTGTCTGAGGTTTTCAATTATTTGACAGATAACGAAAGCTCAGATGGTCGTCATAACAAGCCAGAAGACTTAAAACCCTATACTGATCTGGTCCATACGCTTGTTTTTGAGACCTGTGCTACGGTCTCCTTTGCTAAGAATTTGCCTTTGCTGCACCAAGTGCTGACGTTGGGTAGCAGCCTAGCCAGACTCTACTACCTACATCACGGTGAGTTACAGCTAGCCCATGATTGTCTGCAAGGGGCCCAGCGCTTCTTTAAGCAGGGGCTGTCCAAGGAACAACTCGCGCACTTTGAACAGCGGCCAGAGGACTTTGCCTTGTCCATCACTCGGCAAGAGGCCAATCAGGAAGAGGCCAAATTACTCAAACTATATGCGGAAGAATATCTGTATCAAGAGGGGACCCTCGCTTCTCAGCTGGTTCCACGCGGCCAGGTTGCCGTGGAAGTGATTCAGAATTTTGAGAAAAGTTACGCCATTCAAGTCAATTTGGGCGAAGTCGGCAATCCTGAGGCGATTGCCTATACGCTGCGCAATCTCACCCGGGCGTTGCGCAAGCAAGGACGTTTAGTTGATGCGCTCGAAAGGTTTGATGAATTAGCGAGATGGTTCGATCGACATCCGGCGGTATTCAACGAACGTGTGCGCGCCGAGATTTTGATTGATCAGGGGATTATCCAGAAGGAATTGGAAGATGCTCGGCCGGCAGCTGAGCGGAATTATCAACCTGCGATCGATGCGCTGTACGAGACGCACCGTATTTTCCTGAGACACGAGACGGCAAACCAACACCAAGCATTGGGGATGCTGTCCATTTACCTTGGCGAAGCTTATCTGGCGGGGGGGGATTTTGAGGCCGGGATGACGCACACCTGCCAGATTCTCCTTTACGATGGCAAGCGTCGAGAAAGACAGGGCCGTGCTTACTTCAATCTCGCGCGAGCGTTTTACGAAACGGAGTATTGGGCTCTGGCTAAGCTCTTCGTTGACCAGGCTTTGCCCATCCAAATAGGGGCCTTTCAGTCGGTGACAAAAGTCTTAGGCCTCAAAATAGAACAAAAACTGCTGCAACATCAGCAGACGGTCACACAGGACCAAATTGCTGTACAAACAGCCAGCTGGGAGACCCAGGCGAGCCTGACAGCGTATTGTGAAGCACAGTTGATCGCCTGCAGTGCACCGCCGAAACTCATTTCTCGCGATCAGATTAAGGTCGTCGAGGCCACGGCCTATGCCTGGTTGTGGCAGCAGCATGCAAAAGCAGTCCTCGAACAGCAAGCCGCCCTCGAGACCCAAGCAGCCGAGCTCACACAGAAAATTGCTGCGCTCGAAGCTCAGGAAAAAACCCAGGAGGAAAAACGTACGCAGCAGCTTCAGCAAGAGGAGTTGTGGTACCACACTTTGGCGCAGCGGATTAATTTGGACGCGCCAGAGAACAAGCATGCTAACCTCTTTGCCAAACAATTCCAAGAAGAGCAGCTGTATCAAATTATTCAACTGCTGCGACGCGCGAATGGTGAAGCGCTGCTGAAAAATAAAGCCGCGTTAGCAGAAAGGCTGATCGAGGCGGTATCACGTGCATTACCCAAAATCGAATTCAATGCCACGACCGGAGCCTCCGACACGGTCGATCTGCCGGCCATCGTGCAGGCGGTGACGAAACTGCTCAGCGAGCCGCAGCGCAGTGATCAAAAGGCGGGTGTCCTGCGTGTTGCAGATCCTGAGCAGAAATCAAAAGGTCTGCGCGTGTCTGCCGGCATCCAGCAGCAGATAGAAGAAATGGCCTACTATGCGGCGCGTTGTTGGCAGCCTGTATTCTCGGGACAAACCTGGCGCACCCAAGATATTCAAACGTTGGCCGAGTATGGCGCGCGCCGCGTGATGGATTACCTGAGAACAGGGGGCGTCGATATGCTGTCTTCTCAGGAAAGGGTGATCCTTGCTCTGATGACGGGGGAAGCGAATGCACGCTTGAGTCAGCCGAAAGCGGACGAGTCGGGGCGGTCGTTACAGGGCGGCTGGAGTGTCCAAGGATTTTTCTCCAAACCAGGCGTCAAGGTAGAGACGGCGGAAGAGGGCGCAGCGTTGTATCTCCCATCCCAGCAGGTGCGTCCTAGTGTTTACGGCTATCGATTCGGCTCGCCGCTGGAGGCACGTACCCGCCCGTATCAGGGGGTGTTTAAGAGTGAAGCTGAAGCGCAACAAGTTGTAGAAGAGGTGCGACATCAGCAAAATAGTTGTTTAGTCATGTAG
- a CDS encoding DUF2970 domain-containing protein — MNTQGEKMLSRKALLGATMKAIFWAFMGIRKSRDHKQDVERLNPLHVLIAALVGGLIFITTLIIVVKLVVKNY; from the coding sequence ATGAACACTCAAGGGGAAAAAATGCTCAGTCGCAAAGCACTGTTGGGCGCAACCATGAAAGCCATATTCTGGGCTTTTATGGGGATTCGAAAAAGCCGCGATCATAAGCAAGACGTTGAACGCCTCAACCCTCTCCATGTATTGATTGCGGCCCTCGTAGGCGGATTGATTTTTATAACCACATTGATCATTGTGGTTAAGCTTGTCGTCAAAAATTATTAA
- a CDS encoding ATP-binding protein has product MLLRIVDKSEHSAAAESVQCAYSESVAGALEHRAEPVEISVETRTGVTRFVTAFDLASIPTDLRQTLDWYFTEYPHAATAQPDDHGIAAKLTELGQAIGNQLLGEQPQFAQAIAAIQKQGIQQLTVRIESTRASFLAQPWEWLVLPASSQVLSTIAKSFEKRFTGGRFSESDTELEYDLKVTPPVPDAIAELNQQMGNSAPTQAAAEKPYHAPLCILHIVSRAYSEHLPFASSAALEAATDSFCSEGAIHYEIFVAGTWAQLQKRLSDPQRPVHIVQYDGPLVVEGTATSRGQNTGAACSELLSLLLEDAGTTFGPIAFADFAKVLVQNKIAVLCLDARGYFKGSQLLDAAAGLSAAAHAAHHAGLGNLIGLAQTTDPWTSGQCFQAIYHSLTAGLRLGQAVTQARQRLQAQTEIARFTSQGLPFQSWPLLVHYGGQTITFFDTPQARVSLSESQTLAHARKRLLGFKATLLSPLLNHANDGPALALLAALETSPQALLLTGPAGSGKTHLVHRLALYLAQREHIDFAFYFDFSDDFYAVDMMLEMIAPVLGLAPGQQAETKAALNKLRCCFVLDGLAPDLLATQQTLSGFVHELLAHGHLVLITAPCWQDRSPSAFTEIPLPPLLAAEQRLLAAAQLRANSLVGKDLDHDWPALLTATQGNPFLLQHALPLLNRLTVTALTTELSARIAHDRSVVDSFYAWQWSEMPHQWQDLLLLSAEVDGLLLELLMVAFDQKEPFAPAKKLMALTGNEAALFSDGLTLWQRCGFLVGLPHGRIIDTRCRPFLERKRHEQIERAVTAIESELYFSQVLCEGIRILSRHLNGQQNPTLAHYLLMNRRHWSTHLEKLWFAQDYRGFLSAKHAFDQVLRQAQLGAESAAWSLNLLARSPAVQVDDESEPEAPLAWLALALDAMAANHAAHQASLANGAERWRAWLDALPAIIEKQQILYFQQAATFLDVFYQSRQDWTAALAVNERAVQVYTQYEAWPKVIQVLKALAHCYLELGEAEQTLICEDKILNEISYAGAPPGFHAQQVFDVACARVARGSSNYAQVALDQLKAMDESKRFGDMLDGLQADIDYQQENYAASMPYYCKLWARAIQAGQQPYIEQLRQKFLQIEQKLGAEVFAQYLDDELEENIVRPQEYIATPRTIH; this is encoded by the coding sequence ATGTTATTGAGAATCGTCGATAAGTCAGAGCACTCCGCTGCTGCAGAAAGCGTGCAGTGCGCCTACTCAGAATCTGTTGCAGGGGCCCTCGAGCACCGGGCAGAGCCGGTTGAAATCTCTGTCGAAACCCGTACTGGCGTCACGCGTTTTGTGACGGCTTTTGACTTAGCCTCGATCCCTACAGATTTACGGCAAACCTTAGACTGGTATTTCACTGAATATCCGCATGCTGCCACCGCTCAACCCGATGATCATGGTATCGCTGCCAAACTGACCGAGCTTGGACAAGCAATCGGCAATCAGCTTCTAGGCGAGCAGCCGCAATTTGCGCAGGCCATCGCGGCGATCCAAAAACAAGGGATTCAGCAACTCACTGTCCGCATTGAATCAACGCGCGCCAGCTTTTTGGCGCAGCCGTGGGAGTGGCTGGTATTGCCAGCTAGTAGCCAGGTGTTGTCGACGATAGCGAAGAGCTTTGAAAAGCGATTCACCGGTGGGAGATTCTCGGAATCGGATACTGAGTTGGAATACGATCTGAAAGTCACACCGCCGGTGCCAGATGCCATTGCTGAGCTTAATCAACAAATGGGAAATTCAGCTCCAACACAAGCCGCCGCGGAAAAACCCTATCATGCGCCGCTGTGCATCTTGCATATCGTCTCTAGAGCGTACTCAGAACATCTACCTTTTGCATCTAGCGCGGCGCTCGAAGCCGCCACGGACTCGTTCTGCTCAGAAGGCGCCATCCACTATGAAATTTTTGTCGCAGGAACTTGGGCGCAGCTGCAAAAACGGCTCAGCGACCCTCAGCGTCCTGTGCATATTGTGCAGTACGATGGCCCGCTCGTAGTAGAAGGTACGGCAACCAGCCGTGGACAGAATACTGGCGCGGCGTGCTCTGAGCTGCTCAGCCTTCTGCTGGAGGATGCCGGCACTACGTTCGGGCCCATTGCATTTGCCGATTTTGCGAAAGTGCTAGTGCAGAACAAAATCGCGGTGCTGTGCCTCGATGCCCGTGGATATTTCAAGGGTAGCCAACTGCTGGATGCCGCCGCCGGCTTAAGCGCTGCTGCCCATGCTGCTCATCATGCAGGTCTGGGCAATCTGATTGGACTGGCGCAGACCACGGATCCGTGGACCAGTGGCCAGTGTTTCCAAGCTATTTATCACAGTCTAACAGCCGGCTTAAGGTTGGGCCAGGCCGTCACCCAAGCACGTCAGCGCTTGCAAGCGCAAACCGAAATCGCGCGCTTTACCTCACAAGGATTGCCTTTTCAGAGTTGGCCATTGCTGGTTCATTATGGTGGTCAAACCATTACATTTTTTGACACCCCGCAGGCACGTGTGAGTCTGTCGGAATCACAAACCTTGGCACATGCACGCAAGCGCTTACTGGGTTTCAAGGCCACCCTACTGTCTCCTTTGCTCAACCATGCCAACGATGGGCCAGCGCTCGCCCTGCTGGCCGCACTTGAAACTTCACCGCAAGCACTGCTGCTCACCGGCCCGGCCGGCAGCGGTAAGACGCATCTCGTGCATCGTCTTGCGCTTTATTTGGCGCAGCGCGAGCACATCGATTTTGCCTTTTATTTTGATTTCAGTGACGATTTTTACGCCGTCGATATGATGCTGGAAATGATCGCTCCGGTCCTTGGGCTGGCCCCCGGTCAGCAGGCTGAAACCAAGGCTGCGCTTAACAAGCTGCGCTGCTGTTTTGTCCTAGATGGGCTTGCGCCAGATCTCTTAGCGACACAGCAAACACTCAGCGGCTTCGTGCATGAATTGTTGGCTCATGGACATTTAGTCCTCATCACCGCGCCATGCTGGCAAGATAGGTCACCCTCGGCATTCACCGAGATCCCGCTCCCACCCCTGCTCGCTGCTGAACAGCGCTTGCTGGCGGCAGCTCAATTGCGTGCGAACTCTCTCGTGGGCAAAGATCTAGACCACGATTGGCCTGCCTTGTTGACGGCCACCCAAGGCAATCCGTTTCTGCTCCAGCACGCCCTGCCGCTGCTCAATCGCCTCACGGTCACAGCGCTCACCACAGAACTCAGCGCCCGCATCGCGCACGATCGCTCTGTGGTTGATTCATTTTATGCATGGCAATGGTCAGAGATGCCGCACCAATGGCAAGACCTGCTACTGCTGAGCGCTGAAGTCGATGGCCTGCTGCTGGAGTTGCTGATGGTTGCCTTCGATCAGAAGGAACCGTTCGCGCCGGCCAAAAAACTAATGGCGCTCACGGGCAATGAAGCGGCGCTCTTCTCTGACGGACTGACGCTGTGGCAGCGATGCGGTTTTCTCGTTGGCCTGCCCCACGGCCGGATCATTGATACCCGCTGCCGGCCTTTTCTAGAGCGCAAACGGCACGAACAAATTGAGCGTGCGGTCACCGCCATCGAAAGCGAATTGTATTTCAGTCAAGTGCTGTGCGAAGGAATTCGCATCTTAAGCCGCCACCTAAACGGTCAGCAAAATCCCACCTTGGCTCACTATCTTTTGATGAATCGGCGACACTGGAGTACGCATTTAGAAAAACTCTGGTTTGCCCAAGACTACCGTGGCTTTCTGAGTGCCAAACATGCCTTTGATCAAGTGCTGCGGCAGGCCCAGTTGGGCGCAGAAAGTGCGGCGTGGTCACTCAACCTGTTGGCACGCTCCCCTGCTGTACAGGTTGATGACGAGAGCGAGCCGGAAGCGCCGTTAGCTTGGCTGGCGCTGGCCCTCGACGCCATGGCCGCCAACCATGCGGCACACCAGGCCAGCCTAGCCAACGGTGCTGAACGCTGGCGAGCGTGGCTCGATGCCCTGCCGGCTATCATCGAAAAACAGCAGATTTTGTATTTTCAGCAAGCGGCCACCTTCCTCGATGTGTTCTATCAAAGTCGGCAAGATTGGACCGCCGCGCTTGCCGTGAATGAAAGAGCGGTGCAGGTCTATACTCAGTATGAAGCCTGGCCGAAGGTGATCCAAGTACTTAAAGCGCTCGCGCACTGCTATCTCGAACTGGGAGAAGCCGAACAAACTTTAATCTGCGAAGACAAAATCCTTAATGAAATTTCTTACGCCGGCGCGCCCCCCGGCTTTCACGCCCAGCAAGTGTTCGATGTCGCTTGCGCACGCGTTGCCCGCGGCTCTTCTAACTATGCGCAGGTCGCCTTGGACCAGTTAAAAGCCATGGACGAATCTAAACGCTTCGGCGATATGCTGGATGGGCTGCAGGCAGATATCGACTACCAGCAGGAAAACTACGCAGCATCGATGCCCTACTACTGCAAATTGTGGGCCCGCGCGATCCAAGCCGGCCAGCAGCCCTATATCGAGCAATTGAGGCAAAAATTCTTACAGATTGAGCAAAAGCTAGGCGCAGAAGTCTTCGCGCAATACCTCGACGATGAACTGGAAGAAAATATCGTGCGGCCGCAAGAATATATCGCGACACCAAGGACGATACATTAG